A region from the Chanodichthys erythropterus isolate Z2021 chromosome 5, ASM2448905v1, whole genome shotgun sequence genome encodes:
- the dlk2 gene encoding protein delta homolog 2 has product MKLTVVLLLSVCCVLFKHNCEAQVSFSSVETSPTPSASNCTCELGHGKCAENGDCRCDPGWGGPRCEDCVRMPGCVHGTCHQPWQCTCMDGWAGRFCDKDIYVCSREAPCQNGATCVLNDSGDYSCLCPEGFHGRDCELKTGPCQKTKSPCKNGGLCEDLGGYAPELSCRCLAGFTGPRCETNMDDCLMRPCANGATCLDGVNRFSCLCPVGFTGRFCTINLDDCASQPCLNGGRCIDRVSTFQCVCPPGYTGRTCEIPAWESGSQAVSPFRGEGDRVTQSKSAPGNHSHWTTPNGDERRSFKISVVTQHGAEGLSELQLIILLVLGGMTLAVVAVTAGLVLRGHCQDRSARCQCRPAPTHHRPFHRCRTQRQHSVPAQQECKISFLQSPAPAELEKKRLNTDII; this is encoded by the exons TTTCATTTTCCTCAGTTGAAACATCTCCAACGCCCTCAGCCAGTAACTGCACGTGTGAACTTGGCCACGGAAAATGTGCTGAAAACGGTGACTGCAG GTGTGATCCAGGGTGGGGTGGGCCGCGATGTGAAGACTGTGTGCGGATGCCCGGATGTGTCCATGGCACCTGCCATCAGCCCTGGCAGTGCACCTGCATGGACGGGTGGGCGGGGCGATTCTGCGACAAAg ATATTTATGTGTGCTCTAGAGAGGCGCCGTGTCAGAACGGGGCTACTTGCGTCTTGAATGACTCGGGGGATTATAGCTGCTTATGTCCTGAAGGCTTTCATGGGCGGGACTGTGAACTAAAAACCGGGCCTTGCCAAAAGACAAA GTCCCCCTGCAAGAATGGCGGTCTATGTGAGGATCTGGGTGGTTACGCTCCAGAATTGTCTTGTCGATGCCTGGCTGGTTTCACGGGGCCCCGCTGCGAGACCAACATGGATGACTGCCTGATGCGCCCCTGTGCCAATGGCGCCACCTGTTTGGATGGCGTGAACCGTTTTTCCTGCCTGTGCCCTGTGGGTTTCACCGGCCGTTTCTGCACCATCAACCTGGACGACTGCGCCAGCCAGCCCTGCCTCAACGGAGGACGCTGCATAGATCGAGTCTCGACGTTCCAGTGCGTCTGCCCTCCAGGTTACACCGGAAGAACTTGTGAGATTCCCGCTTGGGAGTCGGGATCTCAAGCGGTGTCTCCGTTCAGGGGCGAAGGAGACAGAGTTACTCAGAGCAAGTCTGCTCCGGGTAATCACTCCCATTGGACCACTCCTAATGGGGATGAGAGACGTTCATTCAAAATTTCAGTGGTGACTCAGCATGGGGCGGAAGGGCTGTCAGAGTTGCAGCTCATCATCCTGCTGGTGTTGGGGGGCATGACTTTGGCCGTGGTGGCAGTAACAGCTGGTCTGGTGCTGCGTGGACATTGCCAGGACCGATCGGCTCGCTGCCAGTGTAGACCAGCCCCCACTCACCATCGCCCATTCCACCGATGCCGGACGCAGCGGCAGCACTCTGTGCCTGCGCAACAGGAATGCAAGATCAGTTTCCTCCAGTCTCCGGCTCCAGCCGAGCTTGAGAAGAAGAGGCTGAACACTGACATCATTTAG
- the dnph1 gene encoding 5-hydroxymethyl-dUMP N-hydrolase: MNIYFCGSIRGGRQDVNIYQRIVKKLQQHGKVLTEHVSYDSLSEKGEDAALEGDKAIHDRDLEWLMMSDVIVAEVTQPSLGVGYELGRAVAMNKRILCLFRPSSGKVLSAMIRGASTNSLFHVQDYTEDEVESFLEKYFDSITKN, translated from the exons ATGAATATATACTTTTGTGGAAGCATCCGAGGAGGGAGACAGGACGTGAATATCTACCAGAGAATAGTGAAGAAATTGCAGCAGCATGGCAAGGTTTTAACAGAGCATGTCAGCTATGACAGTCTGTCTGAAAAGG GTGAAGATGCAGCTTTGGAAGGAGATAAAGCGATTCATGATCGAGATCTGGAGTGGCTGATGATGTCTGACG TGATAGTAGCTGAGGTGACACAGCCGTCATTAGGAGTCGGTTATGAACTTGGTCGAGCTGTGGCAATGAACAAGAGGATTCTCTGTCTCTTCAGACCTTCTTCTGGAAAAG TGCTGTCTGCCATGATCAGAGGAGCATCGACAAACTCCCTCTTCCATGTACAGGACTACACAGAGGATGAAGTCGAGAGTTTCTTGGAGAAATATTTTGATAGTATCACCAAGAACTGA